A genomic stretch from Deltaproteobacteria bacterium includes:
- a CDS encoding MCE family protein, which yields MTGDERRAVRVGAAVLVAIAVAIAWVLLSDDLRLRRTVRVSVVLSHVGGLRAGAAVQVAGAQIGDVERIAMRGQAVVAHVRIERRYAGRCPINGEWFVGSKGVFGERYLEVGPPARGAAPGRPVRDGDVVHAVDPPQFDRLAAVSAGNLAAARALARDVAPEWAQLTAALADAERTWSTVRPEPADALRAVSAGGGLFAELGASRQFWSDAGASAGDLEAVAGRARVAMAAARARIAALREQMDALADGAARARTRVAPARWAAFDRAYRDARAVATRAEATLARAEQLAAFVASGQGTLGGLLADHELRDVAKQLQRIIKRQTWEVVGHPDMQRRP from the coding sequence ATGACCGGCGACGAACGGCGGGCGGTGCGGGTCGGCGCGGCGGTGCTGGTGGCGATCGCGGTGGCGATCGCGTGGGTCCTGTTGTCGGACGACCTGCGGCTGCGGCGCACCGTGCGCGTCTCGGTGGTGCTGTCGCACGTCGGCGGCCTGCGCGCCGGCGCCGCGGTGCAGGTCGCCGGCGCACAGATCGGCGACGTCGAGCGCATCGCGATGCGCGGTCAGGCGGTCGTCGCACACGTCCGTATCGAGCGCCGGTATGCGGGTCGTTGCCCGATCAACGGAGAGTGGTTCGTCGGCTCGAAGGGCGTGTTCGGGGAGCGCTACCTCGAAGTTGGGCCGCCGGCGCGCGGGGCCGCCCCCGGGCGCCCGGTGCGCGATGGCGACGTCGTGCACGCAGTCGATCCGCCGCAGTTCGACCGACTCGCCGCGGTCAGCGCCGGCAACCTGGCCGCGGCGCGCGCGCTGGCCCGCGACGTCGCGCCCGAGTGGGCGCAACTGACCGCCGCACTCGCGGATGCGGAGCGCACCTGGTCGACCGTGCGGCCCGAACCGGCCGACGCGCTGCGCGCGGTGTCGGCCGGCGGCGGGCTGTTCGCCGAACTGGGCGCGTCACGACAATTTTGGTCGGACGCCGGCGCGTCCGCCGGCGACCTCGAGGCCGTCGCCGGTCGAGCCCGTGTCGCGATGGCCGCGGCGCGCGCACGGATCGCCGCGCTTCGCGAGCAGATGGACGCACTGGCCGACGGCGCGGCCCGCGCGCGCACCCGCGTCGCCCCGGCGCGCTGGGCCGCGTTCGACCGCGCCTACCGCGATGCGCGCGCCGTGGCGACGCGCGCCGAGGCGACGCTCGCGCGCGCGGAGCAGCTCGCCGCGTTCGTCGCATCGGGCCAGGGCACGCTCGGCGGTCTGCTGGCCGACCACGAGCTGCGCGACGTCGCCAAGCAGCTTCAGCGCATCATCAAGCGGCAGACGTGGGAGGTCGTCGGCCACCCCGACATGCA